The genomic interval GGGGACCTGTCACTGTGGGACCAACAGCCCGAGTCTCGCGCCAGTCCGGCGCCATGCGGCCCGCGGTCCCGTCCGATTTTCAGCCCAGACCGACCCGATGACTGATTCCGCCACGGATCCGATCGACCCCACCGTGACCGCTGACGCGCAGAGCACCGACGCGCAGACTACCGAGGCCACGGTCGACGCCATGTCGACCGGTGCCGAACAGGGTGAGGCCACGCCGATCGAAGCTGCGCAGCGCGAGATTGCTGACCTCAAGGACAAGCATCTGCGCCTGGCCGCCGAGTTCGACAACTTCCGTCGCCGCGCCGCAAAGGAGCGGCAGGAAGCCGGCTGGCGCGCACAGGGTGAACTCGTGCGCGGTCTGCTTGACGTGCTGGACGACATCACGCGCTTTGCCACCGTCGATCCGTCCACGCTCGACAGCAAGACCGTCGTGGACGGTATTCAGCTCGTCGAGAAGAAGCTGCACAAGTCGCTGGCTGGTCACGGCTTCGAAGTCATCGACGCCACCGGCAAGGCGTTTGACCCCGCGCTGCACGAAGCGGTGAGCACGGCACCCGCCGCGTCGGCCGAGGAAGACGGCGTGGTCGCGGTGTGCTTCCAGTCTGGTTACGTGATCAACGGCCACGTGCTGCGTCCCGCGCGCGTCGTCGTGAAGCAGTGGAACGGG from Gemmatimonas sp. UBA7669 carries:
- a CDS encoding nucleotide exchange factor GrpE; this translates as MTDSATDPIDPTVTADAQSTDAQTTEATVDAMSTGAEQGEATPIEAAQREIADLKDKHLRLAAEFDNFRRRAAKERQEAGWRAQGELVRGLLDVLDDITRFATVDPSTLDSKTVVDGIQLVEKKLHKSLAGHGFEVIDATGKAFDPALHEAVSTAPAASAEEDGVVAVCFQSGYVINGHVLRPARVVVKQWNGN